A part of Arthrobacter dokdonellae genomic DNA contains:
- a CDS encoding glucose-6-phosphate isomerase, translated as MTSLAFAATGAAQAAGAVHLETLVSDQVASKIFAKDATLWGPDAKSEAAVRLGWVETPDVSAPLVAEINALRDAFTAEGVTHIVLCGMGGSSLAPEVITATAGVELTVLDSTEPGQVRAAVQDRLAQTAIVVSSKSGSTLETDSQRRIFEQEFTAAGIDAKQRIVIVTDPGSPLDKSAREAGYRKVFNADPNVGGRYSGLTAFGLVPSGLAGVDVQALLDSAEEAAEFLREDDADNIGLRLGAALGGTVPLRNKIVIVDEGSGIVGFADWAEQLIAESTGKLGTGLLPVVADPGSPEVAEGLSDVLVVRLVAGDADVELRANEVSIAGDLGAQMMVWEFATAVAGRLLGINPFDQPDVEAAKAAARGLLDATPQPTPALFTDGAIEVRTANDDASWLTGVSTVAQALEALLGTLDTDGYLSVQVYLDRLANAPLAGVRDELAAAAARPVTFGWGPRFLHSTGQFHKGGPAIGVFLQVTGEAAEDLAIPDRPFTFGQLIAAQAAGDAQVLADHGRPVLRLHLTETTDGVEQFKTAVAALAGRRTDA; from the coding sequence ATGACCTCCCTGGCATTCGCCGCCACGGGCGCCGCGCAGGCCGCCGGTGCGGTCCACCTTGAAACGCTGGTCTCCGACCAGGTCGCGTCCAAGATCTTTGCCAAGGACGCCACACTGTGGGGCCCCGACGCCAAATCCGAAGCCGCCGTCAGGCTGGGCTGGGTGGAGACCCCGGACGTGTCGGCGCCGCTGGTGGCCGAAATCAACGCGCTCCGCGACGCCTTCACGGCCGAGGGCGTCACCCACATCGTGCTCTGCGGCATGGGGGGCTCCTCCCTGGCGCCCGAGGTCATCACGGCCACGGCCGGCGTCGAACTGACCGTGCTGGATAGCACCGAGCCCGGCCAGGTCCGCGCGGCCGTGCAGGACCGCCTGGCCCAGACCGCCATTGTCGTCTCCTCCAAGTCCGGCTCCACCCTGGAGACGGACTCGCAGCGGCGCATCTTCGAGCAGGAGTTCACCGCGGCGGGCATTGACGCGAAGCAGCGCATCGTCATTGTGACCGACCCCGGCTCGCCGCTGGACAAGTCGGCCCGGGAGGCCGGCTACCGCAAGGTGTTCAACGCGGACCCCAACGTGGGCGGGCGCTACTCCGGCCTGACCGCCTTTGGGCTGGTCCCTTCCGGCCTGGCAGGCGTGGACGTCCAGGCCCTCCTTGACTCCGCCGAGGAAGCCGCGGAGTTCCTGCGCGAGGACGACGCCGACAACATCGGGCTGCGCCTCGGCGCGGCCCTGGGCGGCACCGTGCCGCTGCGCAACAAGATCGTGATCGTGGACGAGGGGTCCGGCATTGTTGGATTCGCCGACTGGGCCGAACAGCTCATCGCCGAATCCACCGGCAAGCTGGGTACCGGCCTGCTGCCCGTGGTCGCCGATCCCGGCTCTCCCGAGGTCGCCGAAGGCCTTTCCGACGTCCTGGTGGTCAGGCTGGTGGCCGGGGACGCCGACGTCGAACTCCGCGCCAATGAAGTGTCCATCGCCGGTGACCTGGGCGCCCAGATGATGGTGTGGGAGTTCGCCACGGCCGTGGCAGGACGGCTGCTCGGCATCAACCCGTTCGACCAGCCGGACGTCGAGGCCGCCAAGGCCGCCGCCCGCGGCCTGCTCGACGCCACGCCGCAGCCCACGCCCGCCCTCTTCACCGACGGCGCCATCGAGGTCCGCACCGCCAACGACGACGCCAGTTGGCTCACGGGGGTGTCCACCGTTGCGCAGGCCCTCGAGGCCCTGCTGGGGACGCTGGACACGGACGGGTACCTCAGCGTCCAGGTCTACCTGGACCGGCTGGCCAACGCCCCCCTCGCCGGAGTCCGGGACGAGCTGGCAGCGGCAGCCGCCCGTCCGGTCACCTTCGGCTGGGGTCCGCGGTTCCTGCACTCCACCGGACAGTTCCACAAGGGCGGTCCCGCCATTGGCGTCTTCCTGCAGGTCACCGGGGAGGCAGCGGAAGACCTGGCCATCCCTGACCGGCCGTTCACCTTCGGCCAGCTCATAGCCGCCCAGGCGGCCGGCGACGCCCAGGTTTTGGCCGACCACGGCCGTCCCGTGCTGCGCTTGCACCTGACGGAAACCACCGATGGTGTTGAACAATTCAAGACTGCCGTGGCCGCGCTTGCCGGCCGCCGCACCGACGCGTAA
- the zwf gene encoding glucose-6-phosphate dehydrogenase, protein MPTNAATYQANPLRDSRDRRLSRVAGPSSLVLFGVTGDLARKKLMPAVYDLANRGLLPPSFALVGFARRDWDREDFAAEVRASVQAHSRTPFDEAVWSQLSDGIRFVQGTFDDDAAFERLKVTLAELDEQRGTQGNHAFYLSIPPKAFEQVCRQLSGHGLAQGGADEWRRVVIEKPFGHDLASARALNDIVESVFPPDAVFRIDHYLGKETVQNILALRFANQFFEPLWNANYVDHVQITMAEDIGTGGRAGYYDGVGAARDVIQNHLLQLLALTAMEEPISFNAEDLRAEKEKVLAAVKLPADLSGHSARGQFAGGWQGGEQVLGYLQEDGIPADSTTETYAAVRLDINTRRWSGVPFYLRAGKRLGRRVTEIAVVFKRAPNLLFTDHAEDDFGQNAVVIRVQPDEGVTIRFGSKVPGTQMEVRDVTMDFGYGHAFTESSPEAYERLILDVLLGEPPLFPRHQEVELSWKILDPFEEFWAAENIQPEAYEPGSWGPGSADDLLKRDGRTWRRP, encoded by the coding sequence ATGCCCACGAATGCCGCAACATATCAAGCAAACCCGCTTCGGGACAGCCGCGACCGCAGGCTGTCCCGGGTGGCGGGCCCATCGTCGCTGGTGCTCTTCGGGGTGACCGGGGACCTGGCGCGCAAGAAGCTCATGCCGGCCGTGTACGACCTGGCCAACCGGGGGCTGCTGCCGCCGAGCTTCGCGCTGGTGGGCTTTGCCCGGCGCGACTGGGACCGTGAGGACTTCGCCGCGGAGGTCCGGGCCTCCGTCCAGGCGCACAGCCGCACCCCGTTTGACGAGGCCGTCTGGAGCCAGCTGAGCGACGGCATCCGCTTCGTGCAGGGCACCTTCGACGACGATGCCGCGTTTGAACGGCTCAAGGTCACGCTCGCCGAGCTCGATGAGCAGCGCGGCACGCAGGGCAACCACGCGTTCTACCTCTCGATCCCGCCGAAGGCCTTTGAACAGGTGTGCCGCCAGCTCTCCGGGCACGGCCTGGCGCAGGGCGGGGCGGACGAGTGGCGCCGGGTGGTGATTGAGAAGCCGTTTGGCCACGACCTCGCCTCGGCCAGGGCGCTCAATGACATTGTTGAATCGGTGTTCCCGCCGGACGCGGTGTTCCGGATCGATCATTACCTGGGCAAGGAAACCGTCCAGAACATCCTGGCCCTGCGCTTCGCCAACCAGTTCTTTGAGCCGTTGTGGAACGCGAACTATGTGGACCATGTGCAGATCACCATGGCCGAGGACATTGGCACCGGTGGCCGTGCCGGTTACTATGACGGCGTGGGCGCGGCCCGCGACGTCATCCAAAACCATCTCCTGCAGCTGCTGGCGCTCACGGCCATGGAGGAGCCCATCTCCTTCAACGCCGAGGACCTGCGCGCGGAGAAGGAAAAGGTCCTCGCGGCCGTGAAGCTGCCGGCGGATCTGTCCGGCCATTCCGCGCGCGGCCAGTTCGCCGGCGGGTGGCAGGGCGGGGAGCAGGTGCTCGGCTACCTTCAGGAGGACGGGATCCCGGCGGACTCCACGACGGAGACGTACGCGGCGGTGCGGCTGGACATCAACACCCGGCGCTGGTCGGGGGTGCCGTTCTACCTGCGGGCCGGCAAGCGGCTGGGCCGGCGCGTGACGGAGATCGCGGTGGTCTTCAAGCGGGCCCCCAACCTGCTGTTCACCGACCACGCCGAGGACGACTTTGGCCAGAACGCCGTGGTGATCCGTGTCCAGCCCGACGAGGGCGTCACGATCCGCTTTGGCTCCAAGGTCCCCGGGACACAGATGGAGGTGCGCGACGTGACGATGGACTTTGGCTACGGGCACGCGTTCACCGAATCCAGCCCCGAGGCCTATGAGCGGCTGATCCTGGACGTCCTGCTGGGCGAGCCGCCGCTGTTCCCGAGGCACCAGGAGGTGGAGCTGTCCTGGAAGATCCTGGACCCGTTCGAGGAATTCTGGGCGGCTGAAAACATCCAGCCCGAGGCCTACGAGCCCGGCAGCTGGGGGCCGGGCTCGGCCGATGACCTGTTGAAGCGAGACGGAAGGACGTGGCGGCGACCGTGA
- the tpiA gene encoding triose-phosphate isomerase, protein MTTSTNGKFDRTPLIAGNWKMNMDHVQGITLLQKLAWTLSDARHDFARVEVSVFPPFTDLRGVQTLVQGDKLKLSYGAQDLSDKDSGAYTGDVSGAFLNKLGCSYVLVGHSERREIHGESDELLNAKVKAAFRHELTPVLCAGEGLQVRQAGTHVEHTLAQVRAGVAGLTAEQAAQLVIAYEPIWAIGTGEVAGPSDAQELCLAIRAELAKLFDAETAAKTRLLYGGSVKAANVAAIMAERDVDGVLVGGASLDAGEFANIARFENHLVTS, encoded by the coding sequence ATGACGACTTCGACCAACGGGAAATTTGACCGCACGCCGCTGATTGCCGGCAACTGGAAGATGAACATGGACCACGTCCAGGGCATCACCCTGCTGCAGAAGCTCGCGTGGACCCTGTCCGACGCGCGCCACGACTTTGCCCGCGTGGAAGTCTCCGTCTTCCCCCCGTTCACCGACCTCCGCGGCGTCCAGACCCTGGTGCAGGGCGACAAGCTCAAGCTCAGCTACGGCGCCCAGGACCTTTCCGACAAGGATTCCGGCGCGTACACCGGGGACGTCTCCGGTGCGTTCCTGAACAAGCTCGGCTGCAGCTACGTGCTGGTGGGCCACAGCGAACGGCGCGAGATCCACGGTGAAAGCGACGAACTGCTCAACGCCAAGGTCAAGGCCGCCTTCCGCCACGAACTCACCCCGGTGCTGTGCGCCGGTGAGGGCCTCCAGGTCCGCCAGGCCGGAACCCACGTCGAACACACGCTCGCCCAGGTGCGCGCCGGCGTCGCGGGACTCACCGCCGAGCAGGCAGCTCAGCTCGTCATCGCCTACGAACCGATCTGGGCCATCGGCACCGGTGAAGTGGCCGGTCCGTCGGACGCACAGGAACTGTGCTTGGCCATCCGCGCCGAACTGGCCAAGCTGTTCGACGCGGAGACGGCCGCCAAGACGCGGCTGCTGTATGGTGGATCCGTCAAGGCGGCCAACGTTGCGGCCATCATGGCCGAGCGCGACGTTGACGGCGTGCTGGTGGGCGGGGCAAGCCTGGACGCCGGCGAGTTCGCCAACATCGCCCGCTTCGAAAACCACCTCGTCACGAGCTAG
- the pgl gene encoding 6-phosphogluconolactonase has product MNRNVRITLHPSYDVLAATTAARLITRLLDVQSERGEATVVLTGGSVGIATLKAVAESPARLAVDWAKVNFWFGDERFVPADSPDRNAGQAADALLDRVGVDPARVHVMAAADAVADVEAAAADYTAQLAAAARREWDDEDGSGDAPAVPRFDVLLLGLGPDAHIASLFPEMSGIRSRGVPVVGVTNSPKPPPTRVSLTLEAINTAQEIWIVAAGADKAAAVGLGLAGASPVQVPASGARGVNKTMWLIDQEAAAKFPEQLMRRDT; this is encoded by the coding sequence ATGAACCGAAACGTACGCATCACCTTGCACCCGTCCTATGACGTGCTTGCCGCCACCACGGCGGCCCGGCTCATCACGCGCCTGCTCGATGTCCAGAGCGAGCGCGGCGAGGCGACGGTGGTCCTGACCGGCGGCAGCGTGGGAATTGCCACCCTCAAGGCCGTTGCCGAGTCGCCGGCCCGGCTCGCCGTGGACTGGGCCAAGGTCAACTTCTGGTTTGGCGACGAGCGCTTTGTGCCGGCCGACTCCCCCGACCGCAACGCCGGCCAGGCAGCGGACGCGCTGCTGGACCGCGTGGGGGTGGACCCCGCCCGGGTCCACGTCATGGCAGCCGCCGACGCTGTGGCCGACGTGGAGGCGGCCGCCGCCGACTACACGGCCCAGCTCGCCGCGGCGGCCCGGCGGGAATGGGACGACGAGGACGGCTCCGGGGACGCACCCGCCGTCCCGCGTTTCGACGTGCTGCTGCTGGGCCTGGGGCCCGACGCACACATCGCGTCCCTGTTCCCAGAGATGTCCGGGATCCGCAGCCGCGGGGTCCCCGTGGTCGGCGTCACGAACTCCCCCAAGCCGCCGCCCACGCGTGTGTCACTGACGCTGGAAGCCATCAACACGGCGCAGGAGATCTGGATCGTGGCGGCCGGCGCGGACAAGGCAGCCGCCGTCGGGCTGGGCCTGGCCGGGGCCAGTCCCGTGCAGGTCCCCGCCTCCGGCGCACGCGGCGTCAACAAGACCATGTGGCTCATCGACCAGGAAGCCGCGGCCAAGTTCCCGGAGCAGCTCATGCGCCGCGACACCTGA
- the whiA gene encoding DNA-binding protein WhiA yields MALTTAVKEELSRLDIKKSSVRKAEVSALLRFAGGLHIISGRIVIEAEVDSAATARRLRVAIAEIYGHQSEIIVVSGGGLRRGSRYVVRVVRDGEALARQTGLLDGRGRPVRGLPSAVVNGSASDAEAVWRGAFLAHGSLTEPGRSSALEVTCPGPEAALALVGAARRIDIAAKAREVRGIDRVVIRDGDTIAALLVRMGAHETLLVWEERRMRKEVRATANRLANFDDANLRRSAQAAVAAGARVDRALEILGDDVPEHLKYAGELRVAHKQASLDELGRLADPPLTKDAIAGRIRRLLAMADKKAQETGIPGTESNVTFDMLES; encoded by the coding sequence ATGGCACTGACAACGGCGGTCAAAGAGGAATTGTCCCGGCTGGACATCAAGAAGTCCTCAGTGCGCAAGGCGGAAGTATCGGCCCTCCTTCGCTTCGCCGGGGGGCTGCACATCATTTCCGGGCGGATCGTGATTGAGGCGGAAGTCGATTCCGCCGCCACGGCCCGGCGCCTTCGGGTGGCCATTGCCGAGATCTACGGCCACCAGAGCGAAATCATCGTTGTTTCCGGCGGCGGGCTGCGCCGCGGCAGCCGCTACGTGGTGCGCGTGGTCCGCGACGGCGAGGCATTGGCGCGGCAGACGGGCCTGCTGGACGGGCGGGGCAGGCCAGTGCGGGGCCTGCCGTCCGCCGTCGTCAACGGCTCGGCGTCGGACGCCGAAGCCGTGTGGCGCGGCGCCTTCCTGGCCCACGGCTCACTGACAGAACCGGGCCGTTCCTCCGCCCTGGAGGTCACCTGCCCCGGCCCGGAGGCCGCGCTGGCACTGGTGGGCGCCGCCCGGCGCATCGACATCGCCGCGAAGGCCCGCGAGGTGCGTGGGATCGACCGCGTGGTGATCCGCGACGGCGACACGATCGCCGCGCTGCTGGTGCGCATGGGCGCCCACGAGACGCTGCTCGTGTGGGAGGAGCGTCGCATGCGCAAGGAGGTGCGGGCCACCGCCAACCGGCTGGCAAACTTTGACGACGCCAACCTGCGCCGCTCCGCGCAGGCCGCCGTGGCCGCCGGCGCCCGCGTGGACCGGGCGCTGGAGATCCTCGGCGACGACGTGCCCGAACACCTCAAGTACGCCGGCGAACTGCGTGTGGCCCACAAGCAGGCCAGCCTGGACGAACTGGGCCGCCTGGCGGATCCTCCGCTGACCAAGGACGCCATCGCCGGAAGGATCCGCCGCCTGTTGGCCATGGCGGACAAAAAGGCACAGGAGACGGGCATCCCCGGAACGGAGTCGAATGTCACCTTCGACATGTTGGAGTCGTAA
- a CDS encoding glucose-6-phosphate dehydrogenase assembly protein OpcA, translating into MIVDLPNTTTSKITKRIVKMREQGGVVTLGRVLTLVVITQNGQEEEAIAAANLASREHPCRIIVLAAGSPEEPTRLDGEIRVGGDAGASEVIVLRGFGELAAESESVVSALLLPDAPIVAWWPNNAPDSASKSPVGRIAHRRITDSASQAEPRAALEHIGATYAAGDTDLAWTRLTNWRIQLAAVLDQLDSTGPITGLQVEGASDSPSTLLLAAWLHRALQVPITVTEDPRGTGIRRVVLERAGGNVELHRPGSIDAVLTQPGQPDQQLSLPRRTLQDCLAEELRRLDPDEVFGEVVTEGMRKLLAEEEVVPA; encoded by the coding sequence GTGATCGTTGACCTACCCAACACCACCACCTCGAAGATCACCAAAAGGATCGTCAAGATGCGCGAACAGGGCGGCGTTGTCACCCTGGGCCGGGTCCTGACACTGGTGGTCATCACCCAAAACGGGCAGGAGGAGGAAGCCATTGCGGCGGCCAACCTGGCCAGCCGCGAGCATCCCTGCCGCATCATCGTGCTGGCCGCCGGCTCGCCGGAGGAACCCACCCGCCTGGACGGGGAAATCCGCGTGGGCGGGGACGCGGGGGCCTCCGAGGTGATCGTGCTGCGCGGTTTTGGCGAACTCGCCGCCGAGAGCGAGTCCGTGGTCTCCGCGCTGCTGCTGCCGGACGCCCCCATCGTGGCCTGGTGGCCCAACAACGCCCCCGATTCCGCGAGCAAGAGCCCGGTGGGGCGCATCGCGCACCGCCGCATCACCGACTCGGCCTCGCAGGCGGAGCCGCGCGCGGCGCTGGAGCACATTGGCGCCACCTACGCCGCGGGCGACACCGACCTCGCCTGGACGCGGCTGACGAACTGGCGCATCCAGCTCGCGGCGGTCCTGGACCAGCTGGATTCGACCGGCCCGATCACGGGGCTGCAGGTGGAAGGCGCCAGCGACTCCCCCAGCACGCTCCTGCTCGCGGCATGGCTGCACCGCGCTCTCCAGGTGCCCATCACCGTGACGGAAGACCCCCGCGGCACCGGCATCCGCCGCGTGGTGCTGGAACGCGCCGGCGGCAACGTCGAACTCCACCGTCCCGGCTCCATCGACGCCGTGCTGACCCAACCCGGCCAGCCCGACCAGCAGCTCTCCCTGCCGCGGCGCACCCTCCAGGACTGCCTGGCCGAGGAACTGCGCCGGCTCGACCCCGACGAAGTCTTTGGCGAAGTCGTCACCGAAGGCATGAGGAAGCTGCTGGCGGAAGAAGAGGTAGTCCCGGCATGA
- the secG gene encoding preprotein translocase subunit SecG, giving the protein MEALKIALQILLGVTSLLLTLLILLHKGRGGGLSDMFGGGMSSNLGSSGVAERNLNRFTVVLGITWGLVIIGLGLVMSYAS; this is encoded by the coding sequence GTGGAAGCACTGAAAATTGCCCTGCAGATCCTGCTGGGTGTCACCAGCCTGCTGTTGACCCTGCTGATCCTGCTCCACAAGGGCCGTGGCGGAGGACTCTCGGACATGTTTGGCGGCGGCATGAGCTCCAACCTCGGCTCGTCCGGTGTGGCCGAACGGAACCTGAACCGCTTCACTGTGGTGCTGGGCATCACCTGGGGCCTGGTCATCATCGGCCTGGGCCTGGTCATGTCCTACGCCAGCTAA
- a CDS encoding phosphoglycerate kinase: MTLHTLSELIDEGVRGRYVLIRSDLNVPLDGASVSDDGRIKASLPVIKALAGAGAKVLVSAHLGRPKGAPDAKYSLAPAVDRLAELAPELNATLAADITGPAAQAAAAGLAEGSVLVLENVRFDPRETSKDDAERASFAAELAALTGEHGAYVDDAFGAVHRRHASVCDITKVLPSYQGDLVRTELDVLTKLTTGTVRPYVVVLGGSKVSDKLAVIDNLLGKADTILVGGGMLFTFLAAQGHQVGASLLEADQIPVVQDYLKRAEAAGTTFVLPTDIVVAAGFSADAAHETVAAGAIESSSFGASGLGLDIGPDTGAAFAEAISTAKTVFWNGPMGVFEFPAFAEGTRAIAAALAENTAKGGFTVVGGGDSAAAVRTLGFADDDFSHISTGGGASLEFLEGKKLPGLTALER; the protein is encoded by the coding sequence ATGACACTTCACACCCTCAGCGAACTCATCGATGAAGGTGTCCGCGGGCGGTACGTTCTCATCCGTAGTGATTTGAACGTGCCGCTCGACGGCGCTTCGGTAAGTGACGACGGCCGCATCAAGGCGTCACTGCCCGTCATCAAGGCGCTGGCCGGCGCCGGTGCCAAGGTACTGGTCAGCGCGCACCTGGGGCGGCCCAAGGGCGCGCCCGACGCGAAATACTCGCTGGCACCGGCAGTGGACCGCCTGGCCGAGCTCGCCCCCGAACTGAACGCCACGCTGGCAGCCGACATCACCGGTCCGGCCGCCCAGGCTGCCGCGGCGGGCCTGGCGGAAGGCTCCGTCCTGGTCCTGGAAAACGTGCGCTTCGACCCGCGTGAAACGTCCAAGGACGACGCCGAACGGGCGTCTTTCGCGGCCGAGCTCGCCGCCCTCACGGGGGAGCACGGCGCGTACGTGGACGACGCCTTCGGTGCCGTCCACCGCCGGCACGCCAGCGTCTGTGACATCACCAAGGTACTCCCGTCCTACCAGGGCGACCTGGTGCGTACGGAACTGGACGTGCTGACCAAGCTGACCACCGGCACGGTCCGCCCGTACGTGGTGGTCCTCGGCGGCTCCAAGGTCTCCGACAAGCTGGCCGTCATCGACAACCTCCTCGGCAAGGCCGACACCATCCTGGTGGGGGGCGGGATGCTCTTTACCTTCCTGGCCGCCCAGGGCCACCAGGTGGGGGCGTCCCTGCTGGAAGCGGACCAGATTCCCGTCGTCCAGGACTACCTCAAGCGCGCCGAGGCGGCAGGGACCACCTTTGTGCTCCCCACCGACATCGTGGTGGCCGCCGGCTTCTCCGCGGATGCGGCCCACGAAACCGTTGCCGCCGGTGCCATCGAATCGTCCAGTTTCGGTGCATCCGGGCTGGGGCTGGACATCGGACCGGACACGGGTGCCGCCTTCGCGGAGGCCATTTCCACGGCGAAAACCGTGTTCTGGAACGGCCCCATGGGCGTGTTCGAGTTCCCGGCGTTTGCCGAGGGCACACGCGCCATCGCTGCCGCGCTGGCGGAGAACACGGCCAAGGGCGGCTTCACCGTCGTCGGCGGCGGGGATTCCGCGGCCGCCGTGCGCACACTCGGCTTCGCCGACGACGACTTCAGCCACATCTCCACCGGCGGCGGCGCCAGCCTGGAATTCCTCGAAGGCAAGAAATTGCCCGGCCTGACCGCCCTGGAACGCTAG
- a CDS encoding superoxide dismutase produces MTKYTLPELSYDYAALEPNISGRIMELHHSKHHAAYVAGANTALDQLAEARDTNNFANVAKYSKDLAFNLGGHTNHSIFWNNLSPEGGDKPEGELAAAIDDAFGSFDAFRAHFTAAAMGIQGSGWALLSFEGLGGNIVIEQLFDQQGNVPVATTPLLMLDMWEHAFYLDYVNVKADYVKAFWNIVNWADVAKRFDAARKNATGLILP; encoded by the coding sequence GTGACTAAGTACACACTTCCAGAACTCAGCTATGACTACGCTGCCCTGGAGCCGAACATTTCCGGCCGCATCATGGAGCTGCACCACAGCAAGCACCACGCGGCGTACGTGGCCGGCGCCAACACGGCACTGGACCAGCTCGCTGAAGCCCGCGACACCAACAACTTCGCGAACGTCGCCAAGTACTCCAAGGACCTCGCGTTCAACCTTGGCGGACACACCAACCACTCCATTTTCTGGAACAACCTCTCACCCGAGGGCGGCGACAAGCCCGAGGGCGAGCTGGCCGCGGCCATTGATGACGCCTTCGGCTCCTTCGACGCCTTCCGCGCGCACTTCACGGCGGCCGCCATGGGCATCCAGGGTTCCGGCTGGGCGCTGCTGTCCTTCGAGGGCCTCGGCGGCAACATTGTCATCGAGCAGCTCTTCGACCAGCAGGGCAACGTGCCCGTGGCCACCACCCCCCTGCTGATGCTGGACATGTGGGAGCACGCCTTCTACCTGGACTACGTCAACGTCAAGGCCGACTACGTCAAGGCCTTCTGGAACATCGTCAACTGGGCCGACGTCGCCAAGCGTTTCGACGCCGCGCGCAAGAACGCCACAGGCCTGATCCTGCCGTAG
- the gap gene encoding type I glyceraldehyde-3-phosphate dehydrogenase — translation MTTRIGINGFGRIGRNYFRAALAQGADLDIVAVNDLTSPEALAHLLKYDSVNGRLPVSVDVVDGHLVVDGKKIKVLAERDPAKLPWGELRVEVVVESTGFFTKASDAQKHIDAGATKVLISAPASDEDITIVLGVNDELYDPAAHHIISNASCTTNCLGPLAKVLNDSFGIERGLMTTIHAYTADQNLQDGPHRDLRRARAAAINMIPTSTGAAKAIGLVLPELKGKLDGYAIRVPVPTGSATDLTATVSREVTVEEVNAAYKAAAADGRLAGYLTYTEDPIVSSDIVGDPASSIFDSGLTKVIGNQVKVVSWYDNEWGYSNRLVDLTELVASKL, via the coding sequence GTGACTACTCGTATTGGCATCAACGGATTCGGCCGGATCGGCCGCAACTACTTCCGCGCAGCGCTGGCACAGGGTGCCGACCTTGACATCGTCGCGGTCAACGACCTCACGAGCCCCGAGGCGCTGGCCCACCTGCTCAAGTACGACTCCGTCAACGGCCGCCTCCCCGTGAGCGTTGACGTCGTCGACGGCCACCTGGTGGTGGACGGCAAGAAGATCAAGGTCCTGGCCGAGCGCGATCCCGCCAAGCTGCCCTGGGGCGAGCTGCGCGTGGAAGTCGTCGTCGAGTCCACCGGATTCTTCACGAAGGCCTCGGACGCACAGAAGCACATCGATGCGGGCGCCACGAAGGTCCTCATTTCCGCGCCGGCCTCCGACGAGGACATCACGATCGTCCTGGGCGTCAACGACGAACTGTACGACCCCGCCGCGCACCACATCATCTCCAACGCCTCCTGCACCACCAACTGCCTGGGTCCGCTGGCGAAGGTCCTCAACGACAGCTTCGGCATTGAGCGCGGGCTCATGACCACCATCCACGCCTACACGGCGGACCAGAACCTGCAGGATGGCCCGCACCGGGACCTGCGCCGCGCCCGCGCCGCCGCCATCAACATGATCCCGACCTCCACCGGTGCCGCCAAGGCCATCGGGCTGGTCCTGCCGGAGCTCAAGGGCAAGCTGGACGGCTACGCCATCCGCGTTCCCGTCCCCACCGGTTCCGCCACCGACCTGACCGCCACGGTCAGCCGCGAGGTCACCGTCGAGGAGGTCAATGCCGCCTACAAGGCCGCCGCAGCCGACGGCCGCCTCGCCGGCTACCTGACCTACACGGAGGACCCGATTGTGTCCTCGGACATCGTCGGGGACCCGGCGTCGTCCATCTTCGATTCCGGCCTGACCAAGGTCATTGGCAACCAGGTCAAGGTCGTCTCCTGGTACGACAACGAGTGGGGCTACTCCAACCGCCTGGTCGACCTGACCGAACTCGTTGCATCCAAGCTCTAA